CGGCCGTTACTGGGCCGCCAGCGCCAAAGATAACGCTGCCGTCATCCAAGAAACCTCTCTCTTTCCCAACAACACATCCATCGGACAGTTCAACCTGTCACGCGACATGATTTCGCTCTTGCCGCGCTGGCAAAGCTATCGACAGCCCGATTTGCTTGTTATCCGCCAAGGCGGTACGCTGAATGCCGAGCTGCGTTTTTTCTGCATCGCGGACGGACAACTTAAACCCGTCCTGCTTCGCTTGCCGGACAACAGCGTCAGTGATTACAAAGCAGTAAATCCATTCGCCGCAGCCGACCACAGTGTAAGCGGTTATATCCAGGTTCAGCCGGACGGCCAACTTCTGCTGCGTTCTTATGATCGCAGCCAGGCAAAACCGCTCGACTATAGCCTGCTAACTTTTCAACCGGAACAGCTTGCGCTCGTCGTCAGCAAAAGCTGGAATGAATAAGAAAGAGGTTGTCTCGATATTGAGACAACCTCTTTCTCTTCGCCTAGTCCTTTTTCAAAGCCGCGCCGCATAGTCGGTTACGCCGCGCGCCAGCGCCGCCGCGCATTCCTTTTGCTTTTCGGCACTCGCTAAGAGTATTGCCTCCTCAGGATTTGAAAGAAAGGCGAGCTCGGCCAATACCGCCGGCATAGCCGTTCGCGTTAAGACATATAAACCGTTCACGCCGGGTACGGCCGCTTTGCAGCCTCGATCCGTCAACCCCAGCGCCGCGACCAGTTGATTTTGGATGCAGTTGGCCAGTTCTCTTCCCGCAGCGGAAGCGTCGCAATACCAGACCTCCGTCCCTCGCGCCGCCTGATCGCCTGCGCTGTTGCAATGAATGCTGACAAACAAATCCGCCGCCGCTGCATTCGCCTGCCTCGTCACCTGCGCCAACGAATCATCCTGACAGACCATCACTTCACATCCGGCAGCCCGCAAATAAGCGGCAGCCGCCGCGCCGACAGCCGCGACCACATCCGCCTCCCGCAGCCCAAGCGCCGCATTCACTGCCCCCGGATCGGGCACTCCGCCCGGCGCATGACCGGGATTCAAAAACACTTTCATGAAAATCGCCTCCTTTTATCCTTCCAGCAAGGCAAATTCCAACCGCCGCCGTATTTAAATACCATTCGTGCTCCTTCTTTATGATTGCACTGCTCACCCCTCTGTTTGGCGGCCCGGCAGTTCAAGCAGCGTCAATGCCGGATACGGCGGCTATTGTTTTTCACTCCAGCAGTATAAGCGGCGCTGCTTTTACTCTCACGACTCTGCCACAGGTACGCCGTTCAAAGCGGATTGCATTGCCGCCAGCAATTCGTCAAACGCGTTCTTTAAGAACGTTTTAGACCGTAGCTGAACGCACCTTAGGATTTGCGCAAGGTGCCTTTCAGCTACGGTCTAAACAGGTTAAAAAAATTCTGTTCTATTTACTTCGGGAAGTATTTTTTTATATCTTCATTAATATTCAATTGCTCAAAAACAAACTTTGTTTTCGTCATTGCAAAGGGGGAAATTTCTTTTATAAAATCTTCTGCTTCACTAAATGATGATAATGAAAGCACAACGATAAAGCAAGATTCACCTGCAACTCTAAAACAATATTCACACTTTGGATAATTAATGATATAGGAAGGGGCTAATTCATATTCACTCCCTTTTAAAGTTACTTCCACTATACATTTTATCGTTAACCCTAATTTGTTTTTGTTTATCTTAATCGTATAACCCTCAATCACTCCGTTATCTTCTAATCGTCTAACCCTTTCAGTTACGGAGGGAGGAGATAAATTAATTTTTTTGGACAATTCTCGTATAGATACCCTACTGTTTTTCTGAAGCTCAGCAAGTATATTAAAATCAATATCATCAAATTTCATTCGACAGAACAACTCCTAAAATATATTTCATACGAAACATGTTTAGCTTAATATTTATTTCATACAGAATGGAAAAAATTCATTTAATATTATACTATATTCATAGCAGAAATTACAGGAGGAATTGTTATTATGAATGACATCATAAAAAAATATTTCACAGGTTTGGAAAGTGCCGATTATCAATCTACCATCCAATTGTTCGCAGAAGATGCGATAGTTAAGTCCCCACTTTATGGAACAGTCTCAGCTCAGATTTTTTATAAAGATTTATTTAAAGATACGACACAATCAAAAATCACTTTATTAAATGTATTTTCAAATAAAAACACGCCCTCCGTTGGGGCAGTACATTTTCGTTATGATTGGACTATGAAAGATGGTTCTCAAACATTTTTTGAGTGTGTTGATATAATTAATTTATCAGCCTGCCGTAGAATTAAAGAGTTGACTATTATCTATGATACTTTTGGAACTCGTGATGCCTTCATGAAATTAAAAGCGTAAGGTAGACAAAAGAATCCCCTCTTACTGTTTGGCATATATCTCTAAATCTCCCTTCAAACAGTTCATCCGTAACCATAGAAAAAGACAGGCTTTTACCTGTCTTTTTCTATGGTTACGGAGCTTCTATAATTAGGATATAAAATCTGCTTATAGAATGCGCACAAAACACCCTAAAAGCAAAAAAGGCTTCCCTATAGGGGAACGCCTTAAATCATTAAATTGGTGACCCGCCACGGAATCGAACCGTGAACCTACTGATTAAGAGTCAGTTGCTCTGCCAGTTGAGCTAGCGAGTCGTGTTGGCTGGGGAGGAAGGACTCGAACCCTCGAATGCCTGAGTCAGAGTCAGGTGCCTTAGCCAGCTTGGCGACTCCCCATCAGCTATTTATCTGTTGTACTTTAGCTACAGATATATTCTATGACTCTTCTCGCTTATTGTCAACCTCTCTCTCGTTTTTTCTTTAGCGATTCAGCAGGATTCTGCTATTGCTTTTGCCGCCTTATTGCAATAGACTAAAATGAAATCCGCCATGAGCGCGTCAACAAAGGAGTTTATTATGAAACAAGATACCGCTTCAATTCTGGCCAAGCCAGGTTTATTATCGATCGTTAGCGCCTATATTCTCTGGGGCGCGTTGCCGATCTACTGGAAACTGCTGACGACCGTCCCGGCAATGGAAGTACTCGCGCATCGCATCGTCTGGTCGTTCTTCTTCCTGCTTATCTTGCTGCTCGTCAGCAATTCGCTGGCAACCTTTCGCCAGGAAATCCGCTTCCTCCTAGCGCATCCGAAACATGCGGCGGCGCTCTTTGCGGCCTCGCTTCTGATCAGCGCCAACTGGCTGGTCTATATCTGGGCCGTGCAGAGCAACCGCATCGTGGAATCGAGCCTCGGCTACTATATCAATCCGTTGGTCAGCATCGCCTTGGGCTTGCTTTTCCTGAAAGAGCGCTTGACGCTCTGGCAGGGCATCGGCTGTCTGCTTGCCCTGAGCGGCGTCCTGCACATGACCTGGCAGCTCGGTTCTTTCCCTTGGATCTCCCTTTTTCTTGCTGTTTCCTTCGGTTTGTACGGTTTGTGCAAGAAGGTCATCCAAGTCGGCGCCGTCAGCGGCATCGCCCTTGAGACGCTGTTGGTCTCGCCACTGGCGCTTTTTTATCTCACGCAGCTCAGCCAGCAGGAAACAGCCGCCTTCAGCACGCAGGGAACAGCAATCCTTCTTTTATGCATCGGTACCGGCGCGATCACGGCGACGCCGCTTCTTTTGTTCGCGAGCGGCGTCAAACAGCTGCCGCTCAAAATAGTCGGCTTCATTCAATATCTTTCGCCAACACTGGCGCTTATGATCGGGGTCTTCGTTTACGGCGAACCGTTCAGTTTCAGCCATCTGATATCCTTCGCCTTTATCTGGTCGGCTTTGCTCGTGGTTTCGCTCGGCGAAACAAGCGCCTTCCAGACGTTTGAAAAACGATTTTTACGCACGGCAGCCTAAACTTTAAAATGAGAAACATGGATTTTTCACAAATTCAAGCGCATTCGTCTGATAATTCACAGAATCCCGCTTAAATTCCGATTAAATGCCCGCTTTTCCCCTTTTGCAAGACTTGTCGCAAAGACAAATTCAGTGCTATGCTTGTGGTGAGAAGACTCTTTGCAGAAAGGAGGAACGAATCATGCGGGTAACCAGAATGCCTACGATGATCGCATCGTTTATCCTGTCTCCGCTTTGCATCCTTTTACTCTGCCTGGCCTACCCACTCTTCATGTGCGGCGTGACTTTGATCTGGCCCTTCGCCTATCTGGTACGCAGCATAGCCAATTTCGGTCTGAACAACAGCCGCTACGCGCCCCACTAACGCATTACGGAGGTTACCACGCTACGATGAATTGCATAGGAGAGAGATTAGAGAAACCTTGATGCTACCCTTCGGCGAAGAACGCGAGGGGTATCTTTTTTTTATTTAGCCGCCTTTTCCGCGCCGTTTTCTTCATCAAAGGCGAAACAGTTGCAGCCTTCTTCCTGCGCCCTGGATAGGGCGCGATCTGCCCGCGCCAACAGCATCGCGTACGATTCCCCTTTATGCCAGGTCGCCCCTCCGGCGCTAAGCGTCAGCGATACCTTTTCGTCTCCCCGCGTAACGTAATGATCCCGAATCGCCTCTAAAATCCGCTTTGCTGCCGTTTTCGCCTGTTCACGCTCCGAATCCTGCAGCAATACGGCGAACTCATCGCCGCCCCAGCGACCGACCCAGTCGCCTTCACGCAACAGCCCGCGGCACACCTGAGCGACCGTTTCCAATACGCTGTCGCCCGTCGTCCGGCCATGCTGATCATTAATCAGCTTGAGCGAATCGATGTCGAGCAGCAAGAGGGAAAAAGGCTTCGCCTTGCGATTCGCCATTGCGGAAGAACGCTGCAGGACTTCCTCAAACCCGCGCCGGTTCAAGATCTTGGTCAGCGGATCGGTAATCGTCATTTGCACGATGCGTTGATCGCTTTTTTCTTTCGCCAGCAGGATGAAGCCGAAACCGGTCGTCAGCATCAAGAGATACCAGGCAAGAAAGACCACCATCTGGTAGGCGTTGTTAGCGAACAGGCCGAAGGGATTGATCAGCACCGCGACCACACGGAACAGGACAATCCATGACAACGCCAACGTCACGCCGGCAAGGAAGCGTCGCAGGCGACTCGCACTTTTCCAATCCTTAGAAAGTTCAAAACCGACATAGGCATAGGGCAGGCTGCTGAGCAGTGAAACGATCGCGACGCTGATCGCCGGCCCGATTTTTGCGAGATAAAGATAGAATACGCTGCCGACCAGCAAGCCGATCCCGCCAAGAATGATCGTTTTTCCTTCTTTTGCATTTCCCTGCTGACGCAGTGCGATGCTTTCCAGCCAAAAACCGCTCAAGAGCAGGATATTGCCCAGCAAAAAAGAAGCGCCGTAGGGAATCGTACCGCGCAAGAACAGACAAAGCCAGCCGCAGGCCTGCGCCGCCTTTGACCAATGCCAGTATTCACCGCCCGGCGTTTGTTTTCCCCAGCGGGCAAAAAAACTCAGATTAAAAAACAAAACCATGTTGCCTAGCGCCAACATCAGAATCATCGTTTTTGTGTCCAACATCGAAAGCCTCCCCTTTCAAAGTACAAACGGCAAAGTCCGCCTCTCGCTCCCTCTCCCCTTGGCATTCCCGCTCAATAGTATTGGAAATTTATTCCGCGTCTTAGGCTAAAAGTCCTGCCGTTTATTTCGCTATTTTCTTTTTATTTTGCAAATGGTACACTGTCGGTAAGGAGGCGATCACATGAGCAAAAAGCCGGACAGCCCCGAGCAAAAGAAACCCGCCCCTTTAGCCAACCCCGCCGCACGCAAGGCGGAGCACCCTTTGGCCGATACCGATCCTAAGGTTTTATCCGAATTGATCCGGCGCATCCTGACGGAAGACAAGAACTGAACCCGGTTTTGTCTGTGACCGCGGCGGCAAATAAAACTGGCAACCAGCCGCAACTCGTAGTATAGTAATGTGGAACGTTTATCTGCGCTCATGCAGCGGCCGACGACACGACGACGACGGCGGCCCGAAAATACAAGGTAAGTTGGAGGCATCGGATGGGAAAGATTTCTGACAAGAGCAGTTACAAAAATCTGCTCAAGGCGACGAAGAGTTCTAAATTCTTCACCGACAAACAGGCAAAAACCGTAAAAAGCCCTAAGAAAAAATAGAAGGCGGAAGCTGATTCCGCCTTCTATTTTTTATTGCAATTCGTCTTTATGCGCGCAGCATTTTTTATATTTCTTGCCGCTGCCGCACGGACAGGGTTCATTGCGTCCGATCTGATCCTGGCGCGCCGTCGGTTTATGCAGCAGCACCACATTGCTGTCCGGATTTTTCAATTGACGCAGTTCCTGCGGCGCATATCCTTTAAGCGCCCACTGGCGCGTACCGTTTGAAAGCGCCACCAGCAGGTCAATCATTTTCTTGGCCAGCTTGCGCGTCGGAAACACCAGCGACTCTTCAATAAATGCAAGGACTTCGCCGACTTCCTCGCCGTTTCGCAGCATCATGACCCACTCTTCGACCTGTTCGACCGCTTCGTCCGGTTCCGCCCGCCACTCTTTTTCCAGCAATTGAACGAGGTTTTCAAAGGGCGCATTGCGTTCGACAAAATGAAGTTGCCCGGCCGCATAAAATTGCTCATAGGTGAATGGGTACGGCGTCACATCCGGGTACCGTTTCTGTTCCTGTCGCATCGCCTCCGGATCCCAGACCCGATAGTCGCAGAACCAATCTTCTTCCAGCGCAATGCCCCAGTCGCCTTCGGCGGCATTAATTCCGATCACCGCATAGAGGCGCTCTTCTTCCACCGCATCTCCGGTCAGCTCCGTCAGGCGATCAACCATTTCTTTTGGCGACAGGACGCCGTAATAATAAACGAGACCGCTGGCCAGGATGATCCACTGCGAGTTTTGCGCGGCAATCCTGCTCAGTTCCGCGCCGTCGACGCGCTGAAATACTGTCATCAGTTCGCTCGGCATAATCACACAGCGCGTATCGCCGACATGCCCGAACGCGACCCAGCCGATGCTGTAAAGCCATTCCAGGCAGTGCATCTCGGCCTCCTCTTCCTGTATCGCGACCACGCCGCCTGCAGCGCAAATCTGGCGCAGCCATTGGTGCTGTTTTTCGTCAAGCAGTTCAAAGAGAACTTCGGCGCGTTCGAGAATCGCTTCCGCCACGACACGGACCAGTTCGTCCTTTTTTAGCGTAGCCGCGCCTTTCAGCGTCAGCATTTTCCTGCGTTCATTCAGCTCTTCCTTCGTCATTGCCGCCAAGACTTCTTTCATATCCGGTTTGGCGCTGAAACGCCGCGTCCAACGTTGCGCCTCTTTCTTGGCTTCCTTTTTCAACATCGTCAGCATCATCTCTTCCATTGCCTCTTCTTCGGACTCATCAAACTTCTTGCCCATCGTATCCTCCTTCAGTTTCCGTTAAAAGTGCTCATTCGCTTCTATTTCGCTCTCTTGCGCTAAAATCCTTGCCTTATTTATCATCCTCAGGATATGGATATGCTCCGGTCAAAAGACATACTTGCCGCTTAGATGTCCAGCTGTCCTTCCTGCACGCGCGCCAACCATTCTTTCAGCAGCGCGTTGAAGAGTTCCGGCTGTTCGATCTGCGCGTTGTGTCCGGCTCGGTCAAGCACGGCAAATGTCGCGCGCGGATATTGTTCCAGTAGCTGCCATGCATCTTGATATCCGACGCAGTCATCCTGCCTTCCGGTCAGGATCAGCGTCGGTTTTTGATAGCGGACGCCTTGATCGACCGGAAAGGAAAACGCATAGCCCTGCACTTCAAAGCGTTTTAGGAAATCAGCGTCCGCCAGTTTCAGACCCGGCAACACTTCTTTTTCGTAGCGCCGCCAGGTCTCTTTGCTCTGCACCACCGCCATCGCGGCATAGCCCGGCATATCTTCGGGCGGCAATTGCGCGAGCAACGCCGCATCGCGGCGCAGCACCGCATGCGGCGGCAAGGTACGCCGCTCAGATTGCGCAACGATGCAGGGACAAAGCAGAAACAATCCCGTCACCCGTTTTTCCAACCGCCGGACGATGCCGCGCGCCAGATAGCCGCCATATGACTCGCCGGCCAAGAGAAAATCTTCGCCGGGGAGCAGCCGTTCAATGAAGGCGAGTACGATTTCCAGCATCTCATCCGCACTTTTGAGCCAAGATGCGCTCTCGCTTTGTCCCATACCCGGCAGATCGAGGTAAATCCGTTTATAGCCGTTTTCATGCAGTACGGGTTCCATGCAGCCCGCCATCAGGCGATGATCCGGATAAAATCCGTGTAAAAGCAGGATCGGTTCCCCTTCACCATGGCATTGATAATGTAATTTCAAACCTTTAACGATGCATTCCACCGAAACCCCTCCTGTTAAAACAAACTGTATCGGGCAAGTATAAAGGACGGTCGCAAATCAGGAAAAGCCCTGTTTGCGACCGTCCCTTGCCTTCCTTCGCCTCAGCAGCCGGTAAATTTCGCCTGCCGTTTTTCACGAAACGCGGCAACGCCTTCGGCGTGATCCTGCGTGTCCAGGCATTGCGCCTGTAGTTCCGCCTCCCGTGCCGTAGCCTGCGCAAAGTCGGAGCGTTCCGCTTCATGCAAAGCCTGCTTCAGCTTGGCAACGGCGAGCGGCGGTGCGAGCGTCAACCGTTTCGCCCAAAAAGCGCTCTCTTCTTCGAGCTCTTCCGGTTCCGTCAGATGGTTGAGCAAACCCCATTCCTGCAGTTTTTCCGCATTGACCACATCGCCGGTGAACATCAGCTCTTTGGCCCGGTGCATGCCAATCAAACGCGGCAACAGATAGGTGCCGCCGCAATCGGGAATCAGTCCGACCTTGGCAAAGCTTTGCGCAAACTTGGCGGTTCGGCTAGCCACGATCAGATCACAGGCCAGCGCTAAATTGAATCCGGCGCCGGCCGCTACGCCATGTACCTGCGCAAGCACCGGCTTCGGCAGTCG
The Azotosporobacter soli DNA segment above includes these coding regions:
- a CDS encoding N-acetylmuramoyl-L-alanine amidase, with product MKVFLNPGHAPGGVPDPGAVNAALGLREADVVAAVGAAAAAYLRAAGCEVMVCQDDSLAQVTRQANAAAADLFVSIHCNSAGDQAARGTEVWYCDASAAGRELANCIQNQLVAALGLTDRGCKAAVPGVNGLYVLTRTAMPAVLAELAFLSNPEEAILLASAEKQKECAAALARGVTDYAARL
- a CDS encoding Lrp/AsnC family transcriptional regulator; the encoded protein is MKFDDIDFNILAELQKNSRVSIRELSKKINLSPPSVTERVRRLEDNGVIEGYTIKINKNKLGLTIKCIVEVTLKGSEYELAPSYIINYPKCEYCFRVAGESCFIVVLSLSSFSEAEDFIKEISPFAMTKTKFVFEQLNINEDIKKYFPK
- the rarD gene encoding EamA family transporter RarD, with the translated sequence MKQDTASILAKPGLLSIVSAYILWGALPIYWKLLTTVPAMEVLAHRIVWSFFFLLILLLVSNSLATFRQEIRFLLAHPKHAAALFAASLLISANWLVYIWAVQSNRIVESSLGYYINPLVSIALGLLFLKERLTLWQGIGCLLALSGVLHMTWQLGSFPWISLFLAVSFGLYGLCKKVIQVGAVSGIALETLLVSPLALFYLTQLSQQETAAFSTQGTAILLLCIGTGAITATPLLLFASGVKQLPLKIVGFIQYLSPTLALMIGVFVYGEPFSFSHLISFAFIWSALLVVSLGETSAFQTFEKRFLRTAA
- a CDS encoding GGDEF domain-containing protein; the encoded protein is MLDTKTMILMLALGNMVLFFNLSFFARWGKQTPGGEYWHWSKAAQACGWLCLFLRGTIPYGASFLLGNILLLSGFWLESIALRQQGNAKEGKTIILGGIGLLVGSVFYLYLAKIGPAISVAIVSLLSSLPYAYVGFELSKDWKSASRLRRFLAGVTLALSWIVLFRVVAVLINPFGLFANNAYQMVVFLAWYLLMLTTGFGFILLAKEKSDQRIVQMTITDPLTKILNRRGFEEVLQRSSAMANRKAKPFSLLLLDIDSLKLINDQHGRTTGDSVLETVAQVCRGLLREGDWVGRWGGDEFAVLLQDSEREQAKTAAKRILEAIRDHYVTRGDEKVSLTLSAGGATWHKGESYAMLLARADRALSRAQEEGCNCFAFDEENGAEKAAK
- a CDS encoding SEC-C metal-binding domain-containing protein; this translates as MGKKFDESEEEAMEEMMLTMLKKEAKKEAQRWTRRFSAKPDMKEVLAAMTKEELNERRKMLTLKGAATLKKDELVRVVAEAILERAEVLFELLDEKQHQWLRQICAAGGVVAIQEEEAEMHCLEWLYSIGWVAFGHVGDTRCVIMPSELMTVFQRVDGAELSRIAAQNSQWIILASGLVYYYGVLSPKEMVDRLTELTGDAVEEERLYAVIGINAAEGDWGIALEEDWFCDYRVWDPEAMRQEQKRYPDVTPYPFTYEQFYAAGQLHFVERNAPFENLVQLLEKEWRAEPDEAVEQVEEWVMMLRNGEEVGEVLAFIEESLVFPTRKLAKKMIDLLVALSNGTRQWALKGYAPQELRQLKNPDSNVVLLHKPTARQDQIGRNEPCPCGSGKKYKKCCAHKDELQ
- a CDS encoding alpha/beta hydrolase, whose amino-acid sequence is MECIVKGLKLHYQCHGEGEPILLLHGFYPDHRLMAGCMEPVLHENGYKRIYLDLPGMGQSESASWLKSADEMLEIVLAFIERLLPGEDFLLAGESYGGYLARGIVRRLEKRVTGLFLLCPCIVAQSERRTLPPHAVLRRDAALLAQLPPEDMPGYAAMAVVQSKETWRRYEKEVLPGLKLADADFLKRFEVQGYAFSFPVDQGVRYQKPTLILTGRQDDCVGYQDAWQLLEQYPRATFAVLDRAGHNAQIEQPELFNALLKEWLARVQEGQLDI
- a CDS encoding enoyl-CoA hydratase/isomerase family protein — encoded protein: MMEKTVIVQQQDGILRLTLNRPDSLNALNQEMVAELRQALREAAVDPAVRVVVLCGSGRGFCAGGDLGYLESIAGTARAKDFIVSVGELAEAIRRLPKPVLAQVHGVAAGAGFNLALACDLIVASRTAKFAQSFAKVGLIPDCGGTYLLPRLIGMHRAKELMFTGDVVNAEKLQEWGLLNHLTEPEELEEESAFWAKRLTLAPPLAVAKLKQALHEAERSDFAQATAREAELQAQCLDTQDHAEGVAAFREKRQAKFTGC